One genomic window of Candidatus Kuenenia stuttgartiensis includes the following:
- a CDS encoding DUF503 domain-containing protein, with protein sequence MNLEFYKSDDTIVGLLCVQLILRNARTLKEKRRVIKSLKDRVKNNFNVSISETGVLDNCQYSNLGIAMVGNDRQYINSTLSNLINMFECASSFELAGYRMEFMYSKS encoded by the coding sequence ATGAATTTGGAATTTTACAAATCTGACGATACCATAGTTGGTTTGTTGTGTGTACAATTGATTCTCCGTAATGCGAGAACTTTAAAAGAAAAACGACGTGTCATAAAAAGCTTAAAAGATCGTGTAAAAAATAATTTTAATGTCTCAATATCGGAAACAGGTGTATTGGATAATTGTCAGTATTCTAACCTGGGAATTGCGATGGTGGGAAACGACAGACAGTACATAAACAGCACTCTTTCCAATTTAATTAATATGTTTGAATGTGCATCCTCATTTGAACTTGCCGGATACCGTATGGAATTTATGTATTCCAAGTCGTAA
- the nusA gene encoding transcription termination factor NusA: protein MDKENLLRLVDSLHRDKEIAKEVVFQGIEAALITAAKKHFRSQEAVSIQIDRKTGEIVAMEGDRKIDPSELGRITAQTAKQVIIQKIREAERDVIFEDFCKRKGVIVSGKVQRFEGATMIVNLGKTEGVLQKSEQTANEHYTIGERVRAVILDVKKVGTRVKITLSRTHPDFVRKLFELEVPEIAENTIEIKALAREAGQRSKIAVASSDENVDCVGACVGMRGSRIKNIVDELNGEKIDIIRWSEEPELLLPNALKPAEVSGIILSPENRTATIVVPNDQLSLAIGKRGQNVRLASRLTEWNIDIITDAEFEKRQKADDLELAEVADANNVSTNDLSGKNVAATNSEYNDNVESKS from the coding sequence ATGGACAAAGAAAATTTACTCCGTTTAGTGGATAGTTTGCATAGAGACAAGGAAATTGCAAAGGAAGTAGTGTTTCAGGGCATTGAAGCTGCCTTAATTACCGCAGCAAAGAAGCATTTCAGGTCACAGGAAGCCGTTTCCATACAGATAGATAGAAAAACAGGGGAAATAGTGGCTATGGAAGGAGACCGCAAAATAGACCCTTCTGAATTAGGTAGGATCACTGCCCAAACAGCCAAGCAGGTCATTATTCAAAAGATTAGGGAGGCAGAGAGGGATGTGATTTTCGAAGATTTTTGCAAGAGGAAAGGGGTAATTGTTAGCGGTAAGGTGCAAAGGTTCGAAGGGGCTACTATGATTGTAAATTTAGGCAAAACAGAAGGTGTTTTACAAAAATCGGAACAAACGGCCAATGAACATTATACCATAGGAGAACGGGTTCGGGCAGTTATTCTTGATGTAAAAAAAGTGGGAACACGTGTAAAAATAACACTGTCGAGAACTCATCCCGATTTTGTTCGAAAGCTTTTTGAATTAGAAGTGCCGGAAATTGCTGAAAATACTATCGAAATTAAAGCACTGGCAAGAGAAGCAGGCCAGAGGTCAAAGATTGCCGTTGCTTCAAGTGATGAGAATGTAGATTGTGTAGGCGCGTGTGTTGGAATGCGCGGGTCCCGTATCAAGAATATTGTTGATGAGTTGAATGGCGAAAAAATTGATATTATCCGGTGGAGCGAGGAGCCGGAATTGTTATTACCCAATGCTTTGAAGCCTGCGGAAGTTTCGGGAATAATTTTATCTCCCGAAAATCGAACGGCTACAATCGTTGTTCCAAATGATCAGCTTTCTTTAGCGATAGGGAAAAGGGGGCAAAATGTGCGCCTTGCTTCAAGACTGACTGAATGGAATATTGATATCATTACCGACGCAGAATTTGAAAAAAGGCAAAAAGCCGACGATCTTGAACTTGCAGAAGTTGCCGACGCAAATAATGTTTCTACTAATGACCTCTCGGGGAAAAATGTTGCTGCCACGAATTCTGAATATAACGACAATGTCGAATCAAAGAGTTAA
- a CDS encoding ubiquinol-cytochrome c reductase iron-sulfur subunit, translated as MEKSRRSFLKIISNILGGTLVAGILAPIIGLIIHPWLKETVYGTEDFIGIGKLDDFPVGIPKKVAVTSSKMDAWNIFEGLVMGSVWVIRQKDDSLKVFSTNCPHLGCGIDWANDVSRFLCPCHEGVFDVNGKTISGPAPRGMYSYRTKVENNTVFVDYKNIT; from the coding sequence ATGGAAAAGAGCAGAAGAAGTTTTTTGAAGATTATTTCGAATATTTTGGGTGGAACACTTGTTGCAGGCATACTAGCTCCAATAATAGGATTGATAATCCATCCATGGCTGAAAGAAACCGTCTATGGGACTGAAGATTTCATTGGTATTGGCAAGCTCGATGACTTTCCCGTCGGTATCCCTAAAAAAGTGGCGGTGACCTCTTCGAAGATGGATGCGTGGAATATCTTTGAAGGATTGGTGATGGGATCTGTGTGGGTTATAAGGCAAAAAGATGATTCATTAAAGGTGTTTTCAACAAATTGCCCCCATCTTGGTTGTGGTATAGACTGGGCAAATGATGTTTCCCGATTTTTGTGTCCATGTCATGAGGGTGTCTTCGATGTAAATGGCAAAACAATATCCGGACCTGCTCCTCGCGGCATGTACAGTTATCGGACAAAAGTTGAAAACAATACTGTTTTCGTTGATTATAAAAATATAACCTAA
- a CDS encoding anthranilate synthase component II: protein MVIIVDNYDSFTYNLVQQIGAFGEKMEVFRNDKISLDKIEKETPSHIIISPGPCTPKEAGISNDIIRYFSGKIPILGVCLGHQCIAYTYGADIIRARRLMHGKTSMIIHDGKTIYKGLSNPFMATRYHSLIVKEDSLPDCFEITARADNDEIMGIRHKVHLLEGVQFHPESFLTEEGPKLLKNFLML from the coding sequence ATGGTCATCATTGTTGACAATTACGATTCTTTCACCTATAATCTCGTACAGCAAATAGGTGCTTTTGGCGAAAAAATGGAAGTTTTTAGAAACGATAAAATAAGTCTTGATAAGATCGAAAAAGAAACCCCATCGCATATTATTATTTCACCTGGACCATGTACTCCTAAAGAAGCAGGCATATCAAATGATATCATACGGTATTTCTCCGGTAAAATACCTATACTGGGGGTTTGTTTAGGGCATCAATGCATCGCTTATACATATGGTGCAGATATTATTCGTGCGCGAAGGCTTATGCATGGAAAGACCTCAATGATCATCCATGATGGCAAGACTATTTATAAGGGACTTTCCAATCCGTTTATGGCCACACGTTATCACTCGCTCATTGTGAAAGAAGATTCTCTGCCGGATTGCTTTGAAATTACTGCAAGAGCCGACAACGATGAAATTATGGGGATTCGGCATAAGGTTCATTTACTGGAAGGGGTCCAGTTCCATCCGGAATCTTTTCTCACCGAAGAAGGTCCAAAGCTTCTTAAGAACTTTTTAATGCTTTAA
- the rbfA gene encoding 30S ribosome-binding factor RbfA — MSKRRAERLSEFIKQEVSKIILYKVKDPRLSFITVTEVDISADLKNVKVYVSVLGNELERKNTMCGLDHAKGFIQTELGSCLRIKYTPHLKFCLDELTEKRNRILKIIDEAVRGSSVIEKNGSEE, encoded by the coding sequence ATGTCTAAAAGAAGAGCGGAAAGACTATCTGAATTTATTAAACAGGAAGTAAGTAAAATTATACTTTATAAAGTAAAAGATCCAAGACTGAGCTTTATAACAGTAACCGAGGTGGATATATCAGCAGATTTGAAAAATGTAAAGGTCTATGTTTCTGTGCTTGGTAACGAATTGGAGCGGAAAAATACTATGTGTGGGCTGGATCATGCCAAAGGATTTATACAGACGGAATTGGGGTCTTGTTTGCGAATAAAATATACCCCTCACTTGAAATTTTGCCTGGATGAATTAACTGAAAAACGTAATCGTATCTTAAAAATTATTGACGAAGCTGTTCGTGGAAGTTCTGTAATTGAAAAGAATGGATCGGAAGAATGA
- the pyrF gene encoding orotidine-5'-phosphate decarboxylase, with protein MAIAINRKANFSDKLTTAIQKKNCCVVVGLDPHFDLIPESIKQQFSKLQDDAFKYAANVILEFNKQVIDTLEHLVGIVKLQIAFYELYGWQGIWSYAETIHYAKQKGLIVIGDVKRGDVPNTAAAYANAHIGQVSINNTTQIAFQSDAITVNPLLGVDSILPFIKNAETYDKGIFVLAKTSNPSSVEFQDLLCGTKKLHQIIAEKIHTWGSRSIGTYGYSAIGAVVGATYPEDILILRKTMPNAYLLIPGYGSQGATAEDIKNCFNSDGYGAIINASRSILYAYNNRSWKDKYGAQTWKEAAQNAVMNMKEDLNKCVPAQTR; from the coding sequence GTGGCGATAGCAATAAACCGTAAAGCAAATTTTTCAGATAAATTAACAACTGCCATACAGAAAAAAAACTGTTGTGTGGTGGTAGGATTAGATCCTCACTTTGACCTCATACCCGAGTCTATTAAGCAACAATTTTCAAAATTGCAGGATGACGCGTTTAAATATGCAGCAAACGTTATTCTGGAGTTTAATAAACAAGTCATTGACACTCTGGAACATTTGGTGGGTATTGTAAAGCTGCAAATTGCATTTTATGAGCTTTATGGCTGGCAGGGTATTTGGTCATACGCAGAAACTATTCATTATGCAAAGCAAAAGGGGCTTATTGTCATTGGCGATGTTAAAAGAGGCGATGTTCCCAATACGGCTGCTGCATATGCAAATGCTCATATTGGACAGGTTTCGATAAACAACACCACCCAAATTGCTTTCCAATCGGACGCCATCACGGTTAATCCTTTATTGGGAGTGGATAGTATACTCCCTTTTATAAAAAACGCGGAAACATACGATAAAGGCATATTTGTACTGGCAAAAACCTCCAATCCCTCCTCTGTTGAATTTCAAGACCTTTTGTGCGGCACAAAAAAGCTGCATCAAATAATTGCAGAAAAAATTCATACATGGGGAAGTCGGTCAATTGGAACATATGGATATAGTGCAATAGGCGCCGTTGTCGGCGCCACATACCCTGAAGATATCTTGATATTGCGAAAAACAATGCCCAATGCTTACTTGCTTATTCCAGGCTATGGATCCCAGGGGGCGACAGCGGAAGATATAAAAAATTGTTTCAATTCAGACGGCTACGGAGCAATTATCAATGCTTCCCGTTCCATCCTCTACGCATATAATAACCGAAGTTGGAAAGATAAATATGGCGCACAAACATGGAAAGAAGCCGCGCAGAATGCCGTAATGAATATGAAGGAAGATTTAAATAAGTGTGTACCAGCTCAAACACGATGA
- a CDS encoding cytochrome b N-terminal domain-containing protein, producing MANKFYEWIDNRTGLNTLLKTALDEPVHGGARWTYVFGSGLIFLFMLQAITGIVMASFYSPSSTTAWGSVYYIQEQTSFGWFVRGVHHFGSSAMIILAIVHFFQVFIYGAYKKPRELNWITGVFLLVFLMGFGLTGYLLPWDQKGYWATQVATNIMGTIPVIGEYIKVLHQGGSDYGNFTLTRFFTLHVFILPISLVFFLFVHVALFRKHGVTPHWKISEKLLKERVDPFWPDQVFKDIVFAMIIYAALAVWVFWKGGAELQAPADPASNYLARPEWYFLFLFQLLKYCQGNLLIVGTVIVPMIGLVFLLVLPFIDRTPSNSPAKRIPFFATVSSGMAGAIALTVLAMHHDAHDIHIIHQREDAEIQAARAVVLAKKGIHPEGGMSIFLNDPIYLGEKIFKQNCNGCHKLKGIGGDNAPDFTNFGSREWLFGLLKNPRDKKYFGESGVMPAIKLPEGSVWDITEFLLSQSGNLLNTNTDSLERGRELTLKGNCAICHPIGDKNAIKIAPNLTDYLSEEWLKGFIKNPDDKKFYGTKNKMPGFEEKLSTNELDALVKYLISLSKDRLLVSECMQHEKRLTVSENSQQTCNKQPDHFNLKMQESMKNVSAVSYLTPSIHFGLLTEKYQFASK from the coding sequence ATGGCAAATAAATTTTACGAATGGATTGATAATAGAACCGGCTTAAACACGTTGCTTAAAACCGCCTTGGATGAACCTGTGCATGGCGGCGCACGGTGGACATATGTTTTTGGCAGTGGATTAATATTCCTTTTCATGCTTCAGGCGATAACCGGGATAGTAATGGCCAGTTTTTATTCCCCTTCTTCGACGACAGCATGGGGAAGCGTTTACTATATACAGGAACAAACCTCCTTTGGCTGGTTTGTAAGGGGCGTCCATCATTTTGGTTCAAGCGCAATGATAATTTTAGCCATTGTTCATTTCTTCCAGGTGTTTATTTATGGCGCATATAAAAAACCACGCGAACTTAACTGGATTACCGGGGTCTTTCTTCTTGTTTTTCTCATGGGATTTGGGTTGACCGGATATCTTTTGCCATGGGATCAAAAAGGATACTGGGCCACGCAGGTTGCTACCAATATCATGGGAACTATCCCTGTAATTGGCGAGTACATTAAAGTGCTGCACCAAGGCGGATCTGATTATGGTAATTTCACCCTTACACGGTTTTTTACACTTCATGTATTCATATTGCCAATTTCGCTGGTATTTTTTCTTTTTGTCCATGTCGCTCTGTTTCGCAAGCATGGTGTAACTCCTCATTGGAAAATAAGTGAAAAGCTGTTAAAGGAGCGGGTTGACCCTTTTTGGCCGGATCAGGTGTTTAAAGATATCGTATTTGCCATGATCATTTATGCTGCTCTAGCAGTATGGGTTTTTTGGAAAGGGGGGGCAGAACTTCAGGCGCCGGCTGACCCGGCATCCAATTATCTTGCCAGACCAGAATGGTATTTTTTATTCTTATTTCAGCTATTAAAATACTGTCAGGGAAATCTCCTGATTGTAGGTACCGTTATCGTACCAATGATTGGTCTTGTATTTCTCCTTGTTTTGCCGTTCATAGATAGAACACCTTCAAATTCTCCCGCCAAAAGGATTCCTTTCTTTGCAACGGTCTCTTCTGGAATGGCAGGGGCAATTGCATTGACCGTCCTTGCAATGCATCATGATGCACATGATATTCATATTATTCATCAGCGTGAAGACGCTGAAATTCAGGCCGCTAGGGCAGTCGTTCTCGCAAAAAAAGGCATTCATCCGGAAGGAGGGATGTCTATTTTCCTGAATGACCCTATTTATTTAGGGGAAAAAATTTTTAAGCAAAATTGTAATGGATGCCACAAGTTAAAAGGAATAGGGGGGGATAACGCCCCTGATTTTACCAACTTTGGATCACGGGAGTGGTTGTTTGGGTTACTCAAAAATCCCAGAGATAAAAAATATTTCGGAGAGTCCGGTGTGATGCCGGCGATAAAACTCCCGGAAGGGTCAGTGTGGGACATTACAGAGTTTTTATTAAGCCAATCGGGAAATTTACTCAATACAAACACAGATAGCCTTGAAAGGGGCAGAGAATTAACCCTTAAAGGCAATTGTGCTATCTGCCATCCCATAGGCGATAAAAATGCAATAAAGATTGCGCCTAATTTAACCGATTACTTATCGGAAGAGTGGTTAAAGGGTTTCATTAAAAACCCGGACGATAAAAAATTCTATGGTACGAAAAATAAAATGCCGGGATTCGAGGAAAAACTTAGCACCAACGAATTGGATGCCTTGGTGAAATATCTTATTTCTTTATCAAAAGACCGTCTTCTCGTCTCAGAATGTATGCAACATGAAAAAAGACTAACGGTATCCGAAAATTCTCAACAAACGTGCAACAAACAACCCGACCACTTTAATTTAAAAATGCAGGAATCTATGAAAAATGTCAGTGCGGTTTCTTATTTAACACCAAGTATACACTTTGGTTTATTAACCGAAAAATACCAGTTTGCTTCAAAATGA
- the infB gene encoding translation initiation factor IF-2, with the protein MGKVRISSLAKELGIKSNNLIDKCHEKGLTHIKHHANTLDPEQVEMLKKLFRRTPNDSATKKELKVKEAIKVDVKEQKREDKTISQEDKEIKAVQPDKIVRFHKSTPRQKQSTKVAPSKVFWKKKQVGGPSHQKNKGWRERYVEVKKPVVKERESRVIMETPITVKDISSKLGIRANEIITKLLLEHNVRATINQILSEEIVQLLGLEYNVEIEIKKKEASEEYDFVADQVSAREEDKVLRAPIVTFLGHVDHGKTSLLDCIRKTKVAEGEVGGITQHIGAHKVETNGKHVVFLDTPGHEAFTAMRARGANVTDVVVLVVAADDGVMPQTEEAINHAKAANVPIIVAINKIDKPSANTLRVKQQLSNLDLIPEEWSGKTPFVETSAITGAGIDTLFELLWLESEILELKAIPKNPARGVVLEAHLSEGRGVVANVIIQDGTLHQGDIILCGRTYGRARLLIDDKGKEIKETGPASPVSISDFSDIPEAGDKFYVVSDIQKAREIALEKRNKDRETSLAKHQHITLDNLYSMIADGNVKEIKIILKADYKGSVEVLKKALDALSTSEIKVRILHSAVGGITESDVLLADASDALIIGFYVTAEEKARLLAEEKGVEIRLYKIIYDATNEIKAAMEGMLEPEKKEVVLGYVEIRQVYNISKYGNIAGCYVKSGKITRNSLVRLIRENIIIYDGKLESLKVMKDDVREVKAGFECGLKIANFNDIKVGDIVEAYEIQKIARTLSV; encoded by the coding sequence ATGGGAAAAGTTAGAATTAGTTCGCTTGCAAAAGAGTTAGGCATTAAAAGTAACAACTTAATTGATAAATGCCATGAGAAAGGGTTAACGCATATCAAACACCATGCGAACACCCTTGATCCTGAACAAGTTGAAATGCTAAAAAAACTGTTCCGGCGAACTCCAAATGATTCGGCTACAAAAAAGGAACTTAAAGTTAAAGAGGCCATTAAGGTTGATGTAAAAGAACAAAAACGAGAAGATAAGACTATATCGCAGGAAGATAAAGAAATCAAAGCTGTTCAACCAGACAAAATTGTTAGATTTCACAAAAGCACACCTCGGCAAAAGCAATCCACGAAAGTTGCACCTTCAAAAGTATTTTGGAAGAAGAAGCAGGTTGGTGGCCCTTCACATCAAAAAAACAAGGGATGGCGTGAAAGATATGTAGAAGTTAAAAAACCTGTAGTTAAAGAACGAGAGTCGCGTGTGATTATGGAGACGCCAATTACGGTAAAGGATATATCATCTAAATTAGGAATTCGTGCAAATGAAATTATAACAAAATTGTTGCTCGAGCATAATGTACGCGCAACAATAAATCAAATCTTAAGCGAAGAAATAGTGCAATTATTAGGCTTGGAGTATAACGTAGAAATAGAAATTAAGAAAAAAGAGGCTTCGGAAGAATACGATTTCGTTGCGGATCAAGTATCCGCAAGAGAGGAAGATAAAGTACTTCGTGCGCCAATAGTTACCTTTTTGGGACATGTTGACCACGGAAAAACATCGTTACTGGATTGTATTCGCAAGACGAAAGTTGCAGAAGGGGAGGTAGGCGGAATTACGCAACATATAGGCGCACACAAAGTGGAAACAAATGGCAAGCACGTTGTGTTTCTAGATACGCCAGGACATGAAGCTTTTACCGCAATGAGGGCGAGAGGTGCAAATGTCACAGACGTAGTAGTCCTTGTGGTTGCAGCAGATGATGGAGTGATGCCCCAGACAGAAGAGGCCATTAATCATGCTAAGGCGGCCAATGTACCAATAATTGTTGCAATTAATAAAATTGATAAGCCAAGTGCAAATACTTTGCGAGTTAAGCAACAGCTTTCTAATTTAGATTTGATACCTGAAGAATGGAGTGGAAAAACCCCATTCGTGGAGACTTCTGCAATAACTGGAGCAGGGATTGATACATTATTTGAATTGCTTTGGTTGGAATCGGAAATACTTGAATTAAAGGCTATACCAAAGAATCCTGCAAGGGGCGTTGTCCTGGAGGCCCATCTTAGTGAGGGAAGAGGCGTTGTCGCGAATGTAATCATTCAAGACGGAACTTTGCATCAGGGCGATATTATTCTTTGCGGAAGGACATATGGCAGGGCCCGTCTTTTAATTGATGATAAAGGGAAAGAGATAAAAGAAACAGGCCCAGCCTCGCCGGTTTCAATTTCTGATTTTTCTGATATCCCTGAGGCAGGTGATAAGTTTTATGTAGTGAGCGATATACAAAAAGCCAGAGAAATTGCCTTGGAGAAAAGAAACAAAGACAGGGAAACTTCGCTTGCAAAACATCAACATATTACCCTGGATAATCTTTATTCCATGATTGCAGATGGTAATGTGAAAGAAATCAAAATAATCTTAAAGGCCGATTACAAAGGCTCTGTTGAAGTATTGAAGAAGGCCCTGGATGCGCTGTCTACGAGTGAAATTAAGGTGAGGATTTTACATAGTGCTGTTGGTGGCATTACAGAGTCTGATGTACTTCTGGCAGACGCGTCTGATGCGTTAATTATCGGTTTTTATGTAACCGCAGAAGAAAAAGCGCGTTTACTGGCAGAAGAAAAAGGCGTGGAGATCAGGCTTTATAAGATTATTTATGATGCAACTAACGAAATAAAGGCTGCAATGGAAGGAATGCTGGAACCTGAAAAAAAGGAAGTGGTATTAGGTTATGTTGAAATCAGACAGGTGTACAATATTTCCAAATACGGTAATATTGCAGGATGTTACGTAAAATCTGGTAAAATTACAAGAAATTCACTTGTTCGTTTGATTCGCGAAAATATTATTATTTATGATGGAAAGTTAGAGTCATTAAAAGTCATGAAAGACGATGTAAGAGAGGTGAAAGCTGGATTCGAGTGTGGTTTAAAAATAGCCAATTTCAATGATATCAAAGTTGGTGATATCGTTGAGGCATACGAAATACAAAAGATTGCCAGAACCCTTTCTGTATAA
- a CDS encoding YceI family protein, with product MAIKAGTYSFDENTGKIQVYTFKEGMLSTVAHDLLLDVTRFKVDLNIPSDDLSSATINVTIPANALKVVCAMKNGQQQNDTLKEKDKSEIEEATNNDVLHSEKYPTISFQSTGVGKNNVGYHTTGELTLHGVTNTIEFDCELTVESILKGSVDLMQKEYGIKPYKALLGALKVKNNITIAFSFPLK from the coding sequence ATGGCGATAAAAGCAGGTACATATTCTTTTGATGAAAATACAGGCAAAATACAGGTTTATACTTTTAAGGAAGGAATGTTAAGCACCGTTGCGCATGATTTATTGCTGGATGTAACTCGTTTCAAAGTTGATTTAAATATCCCCTCCGATGACCTTTCATCCGCAACAATAAATGTGACAATACCGGCAAACGCATTAAAAGTAGTCTGTGCAATGAAGAATGGCCAGCAACAAAATGATACATTAAAAGAAAAGGATAAATCGGAAATTGAAGAGGCTACAAATAACGATGTGCTTCATTCAGAAAAATATCCGACAATAAGCTTCCAATCGACGGGTGTTGGTAAAAACAATGTCGGTTACCATACCACTGGAGAATTAACCTTGCATGGCGTTACAAATACTATCGAATTTGACTGCGAATTAACGGTTGAAAGCATCCTGAAAGGGTCTGTTGATTTGATGCAAAAAGAGTATGGCATAAAACCATACAAGGCATTACTAGGCGCTTTGAAAGTAAAGAATAATATCACCATCGCATTTTCGTTTCCTTTAAAATAA
- the hisG gene encoding ATP phosphoribosyltransferase yields the protein MKTLNFGLPKGSLQESTIDMMKKAGYTVRVNSRSYYPTIDDDEITIRLIRPQDMSRFVEKGIIDAGLTGADWVKEAGSDVKVVVNLVYAKQQLTKVKWVLAVPEDSEIRSVQDLNNKSIATELVNVTRQYLAEKGIVADIEFSHGATEAKAPALVDAIVELTETGSSLRANKLRIIDTIMESATQLITNHQSWKDDWKRTKIENLAMLFEGAIIAREKVGLKMNVPGDSLEKVLKQLPALRKPTVSTLSEGAGYAVETMVDQSIARNIIPALIRAGAEGIIEYPLNKVIL from the coding sequence ATGAAAACATTAAATTTTGGTTTGCCGAAAGGCAGTTTGCAAGAATCTACTATTGACATGATGAAAAAAGCGGGCTATACGGTTCGCGTCAATTCTAGGTCATATTACCCCACAATTGATGATGATGAAATAACTATAAGATTAATTAGGCCGCAGGACATGTCAAGGTTTGTGGAAAAAGGTATTATTGATGCGGGTCTAACGGGCGCTGACTGGGTAAAAGAGGCAGGTTCCGACGTTAAAGTAGTGGTGAACCTTGTCTATGCGAAACAACAACTCACAAAGGTCAAATGGGTATTGGCCGTTCCGGAGGATTCAGAAATAAGGTCTGTGCAGGATCTAAATAATAAAAGCATTGCTACGGAGTTGGTTAATGTTACCAGACAATATCTTGCGGAGAAAGGAATTGTCGCTGATATTGAATTTTCTCATGGTGCAACAGAAGCAAAGGCGCCTGCTTTGGTTGATGCGATCGTAGAGCTTACCGAAACAGGCAGCAGTCTCAGGGCTAATAAACTTCGAATAATAGATACAATTATGGAGTCGGCAACCCAGCTTATCACTAATCACCAGTCATGGAAAGATGATTGGAAACGCACAAAAATAGAAAATCTTGCCATGCTTTTTGAAGGAGCAATCATTGCACGTGAAAAAGTTGGATTAAAAATGAATGTACCTGGAGATTCCCTGGAAAAGGTATTAAAACAATTGCCTGCACTGAGGAAACCCACGGTCTCGACCTTAAGCGAAGGTGCCGGCTATGCGGTTGAAACAATGGTAGATCAAAGCATCGCGAGAAACATTATTCCGGCATTAATTAGGGCAGGGGCTGAAGGAATTATTGAATATCCATTAAATAAAGTAATACTTTAA
- a CDS encoding peptidylprolyl isomerase, whose product MVGKHFTFIIISGLLMLAAVSGCGKDESDVPQLSSQANERDFEEIHKNVNLGQETKAVATSGSDHGMGFVHGKKEKPDPNKIIASVNEEKILRKDLDKILDRFRKQVPPGAIPSLEKQITEQLVTQAILRQFVREKGLDVADDVVNNEINKMRENIAKNPAAEGKTLEQFLEIQGSNIDELSTAIRMSAALDAYVTNNVDDKTLENYFIKNINEFTGEEVTASHILIGTKGMKEQEDLDKARAKIESIKKELDNGANFAELAKKYSECPTGKTGGELGSFPRHGVMVETFANAAFSTEVGKVSEPVKTEFGYHLIYVTNHAPAKDVSFDAVKDTVREKLVAIEMGDLINDLRDNAQVEINLQ is encoded by the coding sequence ATGGTAGGAAAACATTTTACTTTTATAATTATTTCAGGATTGTTAATGCTCGCTGCCGTCAGTGGTTGTGGAAAGGATGAATCGGACGTCCCGCAATTAAGTAGTCAGGCAAACGAAAGAGATTTTGAAGAAATACATAAAAACGTTAATTTAGGACAAGAAACGAAGGCTGTCGCCACTTCCGGAAGCGACCATGGCATGGGGTTTGTTCACGGCAAGAAAGAAAAACCTGATCCTAACAAAATAATTGCTTCTGTAAATGAAGAAAAAATTCTCCGCAAGGATCTTGATAAAATTCTTGATCGTTTCAGAAAACAAGTGCCTCCTGGGGCGATACCCTCTTTGGAAAAACAAATTACTGAGCAGCTTGTTACACAGGCAATTTTAAGGCAATTTGTCCGGGAAAAAGGTTTGGATGTCGCTGATGACGTTGTAAATAACGAAATCAATAAAATGCGGGAAAATATAGCAAAGAATCCTGCTGCAGAAGGGAAAACATTAGAACAATTTCTCGAAATCCAGGGCAGCAATATTGATGAGCTAAGTACTGCAATTAGAATGTCTGCGGCGCTTGATGCTTATGTGACTAATAATGTTGATGATAAAACACTGGAAAACTATTTCATTAAAAATATTAATGAATTTACAGGAGAAGAGGTCACCGCAAGCCATATACTTATAGGAACAAAGGGAATGAAGGAGCAGGAAGATTTGGACAAAGCAAGGGCTAAAATTGAATCGATAAAAAAAGAGCTGGATAACGGCGCGAACTTTGCGGAACTGGCCAAAAAGTATTCTGAATGTCCTACTGGGAAAACGGGAGGAGAACTCGGTTCTTTCCCAAGGCATGGGGTGATGGTGGAAACTTTTGCTAACGCGGCATTTTCTACAGAAGTCGGCAAGGTGAGTGAGCCGGTTAAAACAGAATTTGGATATCACTTAATTTATGTTACAAATCACGCTCCGGCAAAAGATGTAAGTTTTGATGCTGTCAAAGACACTGTCCGTGAAAAATTAGTTGCGATTGAAATGGGTGATCTGATCAACGATCTTCGGGATAATGCACAGGTTGAAATTAATTTGCAATGA